A window of Sorex araneus isolate mSorAra2 chromosome 3, mSorAra2.pri, whole genome shotgun sequence genomic DNA:
CCTCTGGCCTATCCTGACTCGGACGCTGTGCTCATCTGCTTTGACATCAGCCGACCAGAAACCCTGGACAGTGTCCTCAAGAAGGTGGGAGCCTGGGGGAGTAGGATAGTTCGAATGAGGGTGACCGGAAGCCATGGTTCTGACTCAGCATCACAGGAGGCTGGGGCCTGGCCACCAGCTAGAGAGTGGGGGGCTTTCACCCTTGCCCAACCCACTCTCGCCTCCTCCTTTCTAGGGAGGcacctggggagagagaggggttgGCAGGAGAGGCACTCAAGAGATCACCTCTCAGCTGTCCCTATCTCCTTGGGCCCAGAAGAAGGAGATGAGAATATTGCTCCCGGAGCTCTGGAAAGCCCCATTTCCATGAGAAAAGCTCATGTGAATGGACAGAAGTCAGCTAAGGTCGCCCCAGTTCCcggactgggggaggggagcgcagCCACAGCTGGTCTGTTCCCAGGAACTAATTTGGGAAAGTGGGTAGGAATGGGAAGGTTCCAGTCTGGATGACCCTTCCTAGCCCCTGAGGTAGGAACGGGGGGCACCCAGGGGCCTGCTCTCTGTTCATACGGTGTATGCAGGGTCCcgagttccagccccagcactgctgggatcaacccctgagcactgctgagtgtgcctccCCCCGGAGAGAAACAGGGCACCCCACCCtacagcctcacccctgccctttcTTCCCCCTTCTCCTGTCCCCCATCCTGCTTTCAGTCCCTGCCCAGCGTCCCCACCTCCTTTCTCACACCGGGTGCAGTTTTCCGCATGCGGTGAGGAAGGGTGTCCGGGCAATGAGgcaggggctcccctcccccttcacaACCATGTTTTCTTCCCCCAAATAGTGGCAAGGAGAGACTCAGGAGTTCTGCCCCAATGCCAAGGTTGTGCTGGTGGGCTGCAAACTGGACATGCGGACTGATCTGGCTACACTGAGGGAACTGTCCAAGCAGAGGCTCATCCCCGTTACACACGAGCAGGTGGGGAGCCTCGACCTCTGCCCTCTCCCAGCCTGGCCCTTGGCCCCTCTCAGTGTGTGATTGGAAAAGCCTCTACTTGGCTCACCCTttgccctggcccctgccctctgACCTGAGGCCCAGGCCCGCGGAGGCCCAGCACTTCCTCCCTGCCTTTCCTCCCCAGGGCACCGTGCTGGCCAAGCAGGTGGGGGCCGTGTCCTACGTGGAGTGCTCCTCGAGGTCCTCGGAGCGCAGCGTCAGGGATGTCTTCCATGTGGCCACAGTGGCCTCCTTGGGCCGTGGCCACCGGCAGCTGCGTCGTACCGACTCGCGCCGGGGACTGCAGCGATCAGCCCAGCTGGCAGGTCGGCCAGACCGGGGCCCCGGGACCGAGGGCGAGATACACAAGGATCGAGCCAAGAGCTGCAACCTCATGTGAGGGACCAGGGTGGGGCCACGTGAGAGGCAGGTGAGGAAGGGCCGGTGACCTCCTGACTCTGCGGGGACTTCCGGGTGCACACAGGAACTGGAGGCAAAGCGGGGGTCACCCTGGCCCACAGCCTCACCCCTCTACTCTGCACGGGAAGTGAGGTGAgctggcaggccaggcctggatcTCGGCCAAGAATGGGGCAGGGGGTTTCGGATGCTGCCAGCAAACAGTCACCTTGGCTGAGTCTCCATCCCCATGCCCTGCCCCCAGTCTCCTGTGCCTGGCTTCTGGCCTGCCAAGGAAAGTGCCCCGCTCTCACCCGCCCTCTGCCTCTCACTCCTCCCGATGAGCTTCTCGCTCATCCTAACCACCAGGCATCTGCACTAAATGACAAAGCAAGTTGAGAAGCCCCTTCCACCCTTGCCTTGCAGTCCTTGCTCctgtcctccctctcttcccccccccccacagtctCCCCAATAAAACCTTTGTCCATGGAAAACAGCTATGGCTTTAGTTTTGTTGCTTTCTGAGCAATCCATCCCTCTCTGGGACCAGGAGCGTACATTAGACCTCAGGAGAGAcctgcttctctctttttttttttttttttttgctttttgggtaacacctggtgatgcacaggggttattcctggctctgcactcaggaatcacccctggcagtgctcgggggaccatatgggatgctgggaattgaacctgggttggccgagtgcaaggcaaaggtcctacccgctgtgctattgctccagcccagggacctGCTTCTCGGTGCCCACAGAACAGAGGAGAGAGCCAAGGGGAGGAGCAGTCGTATTTCTTTGGCTTTcagttacacctggtgatgctctgggtccATGCCCGTGGTGCCTGGGATACCAtgtgtgctgggaattggactCAGGCCTTCTAAAGGCAAAGCgcgtgctccagctctttgagtcgTAACTTCGGCCGCGGCCCTAACATGTTAGGCttcagaggtggggagggaaggagataaCCTGGGGAAGAGTCATTTCATCTAAGGAGCCAGAGGAGCCCACAAAGGCCATTAATTAATggactggtttgggggccatgactgatgatgcttggggccactcccagccagaAGTTGGGGGTCACTCTcttggtacttgggagaccatgtggtgtcaagGGATCAACTCCGGGCCCCCTGTCTGCAAAGCAATGTgcatcagccctttgagctatctcttggcTGCAGGAGGGGGTTTTATGGCCTGGTtgtattttgggggggttacacctggtggtgctcaaggaaccatctgCAATGCTGGGTATTAAATTGGGATTAGCCATATTCAAGACAttagccctgtgctatctccaggCCCCAACAGTTAGGGGGTTTCGTTTTATGTATGGGAGgcatttctggtgatgctcagggatgactccggaAAGACCAATGATTTGAAtcagactggccacatgcaaggcaagcaagaaCTTTACCTCCCTGTATTCTGTTCTGCTCCATTGAGGGGGAagaggtattttatttatttagttttggtttgggggccacagtgagcaatgctcagggtgctgggggaccatatgggtttctggggattgaaccgcagttgggctgtgtgcaaggtgaactatctctccccctccccgctgAGGGGCTTTGAACTGAGGTGTTAATTCATTGCCCAGTAGTGGGGGCCCTGCTAGAGTGGGAGAGGTCTGCTGAAGTGGTCCGGGCTGCTTGTCCACCCCCTATGCCCCCCTGCTAGGAATCTGCGGAGCCTTGGTGTGCAAGAACCTCCCAGCCACCAACacatggaggcaggggtgctGGCTGGATGTTCAGATGGAAGCAGGGGCTTTTACCGTCCTAAGCTAcactgctgggggctgctggcaTGAGCGTCAGCTGAGTATTCAGGGTCTCACCACcttccctgagcacggagcaggCAAGCTGGTGGCGAGGCGCGCCCGGGCACTTGTTGtgcggagagacagtgcagctcTGTTTGCCCCGAGTCAGCTTTCACGGTGTCCTGTATTCTCTCCCGGGCTCGCAGCCCACTGGCCTCTTTTTGGTGACATTGTCCCCCAGGAACTATCCctatcctgcccctcccccacccgccagcCAGTGGAGAGGAGACTGACCTTACCCTCCTGTCTACTgggtcccccacccctgggcttGCCCCCTCTGATAAGTCACAGCCCATCCCTGTCGTTCGTTCACTCAAGGAAACACATACGGAGCACCAGCTGTGTGCTGCCCTGCCTTGAGATTCTGGAAATCTCTGTGCTCTGGAGGCCAGCCCAAGGGCCTAGAGAGATACCCCAGGTGTGAAGGTgtcttgacttttttcttttcttttttttgggggggcaccaATCCCACTGATCTCAGAGCTGacccctgggtctgcactcagggatcctcctggcaggctcaagggaccatatgggatggcgtcaattgaccccgtgcaaggcaagaaccttcctGCTGTAATGTCATTCTGCCCCGGAGAGTGTCTTGACTTGGGAGCCAGTCATCTGGGCTGCCTCCTGAGGACAAAGAGGCCCAGGATAGGTCCCGAGGGTGGAGGTatacccccactcctgcccctgaGGGGCACGGATGGGGCATGGCTGCCTCACCAGGAGGTGCAGATGAGTCGGGAGGGCCCCCACGGGAACCAGAATTTCATCCTCCTGAGAATCTGAGGGGCCACCCCGGGGAGCTCGAGCAGAGCAGAAAGTGACCAGATTCGGTTTCCAGAGAGACAGTTATCACCATCTGAGGTCACAGAACTCAGACCTTCGTTCGGCTTTGAGATGCATCACTTGAAACAGTCTATTCTGACCCTGAACCAGGACCCAGTCCGGAGAGggaaccctcccaccccccacacacttacCTCATCAGGCTCcagctcccaccctctccctcagGGCCCTGGTCTGGGCCTCTGCCAATCTGTACCGGAATTTGGGGTCAGCGCCAAGGGCACCCTCTCTCCCGGTGACGGCTGCCTCCCAAATCGCCTGTAAGGATCCTGGGTCCCGGGAACAGGGTGCTGGGGCTCCCAGGCCCAGGGGGCAGCTCTGGGTCTAGTCCCAGAGGATTGACTCTGCGCCCCCTGCAGGGACCAGTCATACCTTCCATTTGGGCATTGAGGCCTTGTGACTTGTCTCCCGCTTTGCACTTTGGTGCCTACAGTTGCCTGGAGCCACCCAAGTGCAGAGCAGACagaccctccctctcccaccctctccggCAAGCTCAGGGAATGCGCAAACATTTCAGTATCTGCCTAAAGCAAACATAATTAGGAAGATAAATCAGCTGGAAGAGCCCCCAAAGTTTAATACATTTTCCAGGACCTTCAGGAACAAATTTTGGTCCACTCTGAGGTATGAAGTGCCAGGCAGTTTATTTCTGGGGAGAGGGCGGAGGAGCCCCATGAAGTCCTGGAGGAGGGAATGGTGTGACTCCCCCAGCCCAAAGGCCCCTgcaggctggaggagggggagCGGACTTTACCCCCACCAGCACCCCGAATGTAGGAGTCAAACCCACTTTCTCCTCTGCAGCTGTTTCCCCACAAATTAGACACTGTGTGGGAAACAATGAAACCTCCTTAATcatttaatgaaataaacaacTAATCACGCTGTGAGGCTTCCTGTTTCTTAACCTCCGCAATCAGCCCGCCCTAGAGGGACCGTTGGCTTGGGAGGGGGGTACCCCCCACGCTAGCTCTGTTGAAGCCAGGGGGGTTATTCCCTTGGGACTCAGGCAGTCAACCAGGTCCTGAGCCCGAGGTCTCAGCTCTGTCGCCTCCTCCCTGGGGAGCCTTTGGGGAGCCCCTGCATTCCTCTGAACCTGTGTCCACGCTGCAGACAGGGTTGAGTGAGTCTGGCTCCCTTGTTGGTGAgtcaggagagagaagaaaagctgtCGGGCCCTTTGAAAGCCACCGAGACTCATCAAAACCTTCTGTTTTACAAGGTGCTTCTGAGACGGCCTGAGGGAATCAGGAaagatttttcctttcttattctttaaaaatattttttggggggtggggtggggagaggggttaCACCGGTGTCCCGGGCTTatccttggttctgtgctcagggattactcctggcaggtgtgggggaccatttggcgcactgggaactgaacccaggtgagctgtcctcaagacaagccccctacccactgtactatctagccTGGTCAGGAAAGGGTTTTCAAAGAGGCCATTAAGACTGCAGGAAgagcaaaagacaaaaaagggGGAGACCAGGATGCAgctcagaggcagaggcagggtgcaagccttgcatgtttgtttgtttgtttttttttttacctggctatacacaggggttactcctggctctgcactcaggaattactcctgatggtgctcagggaaccatatgggatgctgggaatcgaacccgggttggccttgtgcaaggcaaatgccctacctgccatgctatcgctccagccccagccttgcatgtttgaggcctgTTGGGGCCCTCCTTGactgctcccctccccagctTTGCTGCCTATAGCcccataaacaacaacaacaacaataaaaaggttAGCCAGGGGGGACTCCTGGGTCCTGTCCCACAGAGCCTAAAGGCTAGATTGCTTTAGTGACTTTCACAGACACtgaggtccttttttttttttt
This region includes:
- the RND2 gene encoding rho-related GTP-binding protein RhoN: MEGQSGRCKIVVVGDAECGKTALLQVFAKDAYPGNYVPTVFENYTASFEIDKRRIELNMWDTSGSSYYDNVRPLAYPDSDAVLICFDISRPETLDSVLKKWQGETQEFCPNAKVVLVGCKLDMRTDLATLRELSKQRLIPVTHEQGTVLAKQVGAVSYVECSSRSSERSVRDVFHVATVASLGRGHRQLRRTDSRRGLQRSAQLAGRPDRGPGTEGEIHKDRAKSCNLM